The following proteins come from a genomic window of Ornithinimicrobium cryptoxanthini:
- the paaB gene encoding 1,2-phenylacetyl-CoA epoxidase subunit PaaB, with protein MSGDGEVHDGARVQGSRDNWPLWEVFVRAKRGLSHVHSGSLHAPDAEMALRNARDLYTRRQEGVSIWVLKSADITASSPDERDSFFDPAADKVYRHASFYEVPDDVEYL; from the coding sequence ATGAGCGGCGACGGGGAGGTTCACGACGGCGCACGGGTGCAGGGCAGCAGGGACAACTGGCCCCTCTGGGAGGTCTTCGTGCGGGCCAAGCGGGGCCTGTCGCACGTGCACTCCGGGTCGTTGCACGCACCCGACGCCGAGATGGCGCTGCGCAATGCGCGCGACCTCTACACCCGCCGTCAGGAGGGCGTCTCGATCTGGGTGCTCAAGTCCGCGGACATCACCGCGAGCAGCCCCGACGAGCGGGACAGCTTCTTTGACCCGGCCGCCGACAAGGTCTATCGCCACGCCTCGTTCTACGAGGTGCCCGACGACGTGGAGTACCTGTGA
- the paaA gene encoding 1,2-phenylacetyl-CoA epoxidase subunit PaaA, with the protein MYGNDFGEPLNAAETPDYTDAVQEYFDGLIGADQRIEPRDAMPEGYRKTLIRQIAQHAHSEIIGMQPEGNWITRAPSLRRKAILMAKVQDEAGHGLYLYSAAETLGVDREELLDKLHSGQQKYSSIFNYPTLTWADAGAIGWLVDGAAIMNQVPLCRCSYGPYARAMIRVCKEESFHQRQGFEILWTLSNGTEAQRAMAQDAANRWWWPSLMMFGPPDTGEAAAPGGHTEQNMAWGIKRFTNDDLRQKFIDMTVPQAQKLGLTLPDPDLRWNEERGHWDFGAIDWEEFWRVLKGDGPCNEERIAHRRRAHEDGAWVREAANAFAAKQVAKQAVA; encoded by the coding sequence ATGTATGGCAACGACTTCGGCGAGCCACTGAACGCGGCAGAGACGCCCGACTACACCGACGCGGTCCAGGAGTACTTTGACGGTCTGATCGGTGCCGACCAGCGCATCGAGCCGCGCGATGCCATGCCCGAGGGCTATCGCAAGACGCTGATCCGGCAGATCGCCCAGCACGCGCACTCCGAGATCATCGGCATGCAGCCCGAGGGCAACTGGATCACGCGCGCTCCGAGCCTGCGGCGCAAGGCGATCCTGATGGCCAAGGTGCAGGACGAGGCCGGCCACGGGCTCTATCTCTACTCCGCCGCCGAGACGCTCGGCGTCGACCGGGAGGAGTTGCTCGACAAGCTGCACAGCGGCCAGCAAAAGTACTCCTCGATCTTCAACTATCCAACGCTGACCTGGGCCGACGCCGGTGCGATCGGCTGGCTGGTCGACGGTGCCGCGATCATGAACCAGGTGCCCCTGTGCCGCTGTTCCTACGGTCCTTATGCACGCGCGATGATCCGCGTCTGCAAGGAGGAGTCCTTCCACCAGCGACAGGGCTTCGAGATCCTGTGGACCCTGAGCAACGGCACCGAGGCGCAGCGGGCGATGGCCCAGGACGCGGCCAACCGGTGGTGGTGGCCCTCGCTGATGATGTTCGGCCCGCCCGACACCGGCGAGGCCGCGGCCCCGGGTGGGCACACCGAGCAGAACATGGCCTGGGGGATCAAGCGCTTCACCAACGACGACCTGCGCCAGAAGTTCATCGACATGACGGTGCCGCAGGCCCAGAAGCTCGGGCTCACGCTGCCCGACCCCGACCTGCGGTGGAACGAGGAGCGCGGCCACTGGGACTTCGGCGCCATCGACTGGGAGGAGTTCTGGCGGGTGCTCAAGGGCGATGGTCCCTGCAACGAGGAGCGGATCGCGCACCGCCGCCGCGCCCACGAGGACGGCGCGTGGGTCCGCGAGGCCGCCAACGCCTTTGCCGCCAAGCAGGTCGCGAAACAGGCGGTCGCATGA
- a CDS encoding GNAT family N-acetyltransferase → MSHPHEHSPGPLADASVRTGRVNDAPAVGLVQATVWRDAFADVLPAEVLDTFDAPAFTTVWRHSLQDPPSALHRLLVACAGEQVVGFVAIGPAEVTDESVTETDGELLVLAVHPQARRSGHGSRLLNAAADTLRAGDRTAVLAWLPATDEESRAFTDAAGLAPDGAWRERVVGPGGQTVREIRVRASL, encoded by the coding sequence GTGAGCCATCCACACGAACACTCTCCCGGCCCCCTCGCCGACGCCAGCGTGCGCACCGGTCGGGTCAACGACGCGCCCGCCGTCGGGCTGGTCCAGGCGACCGTGTGGCGGGACGCGTTCGCCGACGTCCTGCCCGCGGAGGTCCTGGACACCTTTGACGCCCCGGCCTTCACCACCGTCTGGCGGCACTCCCTGCAGGACCCGCCCAGCGCGCTGCACCGCCTGCTGGTCGCGTGCGCCGGGGAGCAGGTGGTGGGCTTCGTGGCCATCGGACCGGCCGAGGTCACCGACGAGAGCGTCACCGAGACCGACGGCGAGCTGCTGGTCCTGGCCGTGCACCCGCAGGCCCGACGCTCGGGCCACGGGTCACGACTGCTGAATGCCGCCGCCGACACCCTGCGCGCCGGCGACCGCACGGCCGTGCTCGCCTGGCTCCCGGCGACGGACGAGGAGTCGCGCGCCTTCACCGACGCGGCGGGGCTGGCACCGGACGGCGCCTGGCGCGAACGGGTCGTCGGGCCCGGCGGACAGACCGTGCGGGAGATCCGGGTGCGGGCTTCGTTGTGA
- a CDS encoding AzlC family ABC transporter permease, which yields MTSGVRSPQDEAVIRKSLGVVLATGVYGVTAGALAVAAGLSVLQAMALSLLLFSGGSQFAFFGVIGAGGSPVAAVASSTLLGVRNGFYGLQVSQLLGVHRWARPLAAHLTIDESTAVAITQTESRQQRIGFWLTGAGIFVLWNATTFLGAIAGEAMGDPRTYGLDAAAAAAFVGLLWPRLRGRDPLAVAALAVLITVVTAPFVPAGVPVLTAALAALAVGLPRRTSRVSKVVAP from the coding sequence GTGACCAGCGGCGTCCGCAGCCCGCAGGACGAGGCCGTCATCCGCAAGTCTCTCGGCGTGGTGCTGGCCACCGGCGTCTATGGCGTCACCGCGGGAGCCCTGGCCGTCGCCGCCGGCCTGTCGGTGCTGCAGGCGATGGCCCTGTCCCTGCTCCTCTTCAGCGGCGGGTCCCAGTTCGCGTTCTTCGGCGTCATCGGCGCCGGCGGCAGCCCGGTGGCCGCCGTCGCCAGCTCGACCCTGCTGGGGGTGCGCAACGGCTTCTATGGCCTGCAGGTCTCCCAGCTGCTGGGCGTGCACCGGTGGGCGCGACCGCTGGCGGCGCACCTGACGATCGACGAGTCCACGGCCGTCGCAATCACCCAGACCGAGTCCCGCCAGCAGCGGATCGGCTTCTGGCTGACCGGCGCCGGCATCTTCGTGCTGTGGAACGCCACGACCTTCCTCGGCGCCATCGCCGGGGAGGCGATGGGAGACCCGCGCACCTATGGCCTCGACGCCGCCGCTGCCGCAGCCTTCGTGGGCCTCCTCTGGCCACGGCTGCGCGGGCGGGACCCGCTGGCCGTCGCCGCCCTCGCGGTGCTGATCACGGTGGTGACCGCACCGTTCGTCCCGGCCGGGGTCCCGGTCCTGACCGCTGCGCTGGCCGCGCTCGCCGTCGGCCTCCCCCGCCGCACGTCCCGGGTCTCGAAGGTAGTCGCACCGTGA
- a CDS encoding AzlD domain-containing protein: MWLAVLAACALAFGLKLAGYLVPQHVLDIPWVHRVTPLLPVALLSALIVTQAVLTGDGHLVLDARAAGVAVAVLLLILRAPFLLVVAAAALTAALVRALL; encoded by the coding sequence ATGTGGCTCGCCGTCCTGGCCGCCTGCGCCCTCGCCTTCGGCCTCAAGCTGGCGGGCTACCTCGTGCCACAGCACGTCCTCGACATCCCCTGGGTGCACCGCGTCACCCCCCTGCTCCCGGTCGCTCTCCTCTCGGCGCTGATCGTGACCCAGGCCGTCCTCACCGGCGACGGCCACCTGGTCCTCGACGCGCGGGCGGCAGGCGTCGCCGTGGCAGTCCTGCTGCTCATCCTGCGTGCCCCGTTCCTGCTGGTCGTCGCCGCGGCTGCCCTCACCGCGGCCCTGGTCCGCGCCCTCCTCTGA
- a CDS encoding heparan-alpha-glucosaminide N-acetyltransferase domain-containing protein: MGRIVGIDLARCLALLGMITAHLVSSTGDGPGGVNTWFQITAGRSSALFAVLAGVSIVLVTRARPARGARDHRLALVVRALAIAVIGLFLGVLSSGLAVILTYYGVLFLVAVPVLTWSAGRLGILALAWGLASPIASLALRPHLPESTFDVPDPASFAHPLQLLSEVLVTGYYPVLTWATYLFAGMAIGRLDLRGTWARRRLFVTGAWVAVLALATARYATRSESVRAALLDTYDRWEPVSNWADLEQVMRTGLYGTTPTGSWSWLWVWSPHSGSIVDLTHTVGTSMLVIGASLMVAEALRRHQRWLQVVAGAGTMTLTLYAAHVTVVAAGRADALAGPDIWVLDVRWHLVGVLVVGAGFALARQRGPLERLVSLLSEAAVRPPR; encoded by the coding sequence ATGGGACGCATCGTCGGCATCGACCTGGCCCGCTGCCTCGCGCTGCTGGGGATGATCACCGCACACCTGGTCAGCTCCACCGGCGACGGGCCCGGCGGAGTGAACACCTGGTTCCAGATCACCGCCGGTCGCTCGTCCGCGCTCTTTGCGGTCCTCGCCGGGGTCTCGATCGTGCTGGTGACCCGAGCCCGGCCGGCGCGCGGCGCACGTGACCACCGCCTCGCGCTGGTGGTGCGAGCACTGGCGATCGCCGTCATCGGTCTCTTCCTCGGGGTCCTGTCATCCGGGCTGGCCGTCATCCTCACCTACTACGGCGTGCTGTTCCTGGTCGCGGTGCCGGTGTTGACCTGGTCCGCCGGGCGTCTCGGCATACTCGCCCTCGCCTGGGGTCTGGCCTCTCCGATCGCCAGCCTGGCGCTGCGGCCACACCTGCCGGAGAGCACCTTCGACGTGCCCGACCCCGCGTCCTTCGCGCACCCACTGCAGCTGCTCTCCGAGGTGCTGGTGACTGGCTACTACCCGGTGCTCACCTGGGCGACCTACCTGTTTGCCGGTATGGCGATCGGCCGCCTAGACCTGCGCGGCACGTGGGCGCGGCGGCGCCTGTTCGTCACCGGCGCCTGGGTGGCCGTGCTCGCGCTGGCCACCGCTCGCTATGCCACCCGCAGCGAGTCTGTGCGGGCAGCCCTCCTGGACACCTATGACCGGTGGGAGCCCGTCTCAAACTGGGCCGACCTCGAGCAGGTGATGCGGACCGGGCTGTATGGAACCACCCCCACCGGCTCCTGGTCGTGGCTGTGGGTGTGGTCGCCGCACAGCGGGTCGATCGTCGACCTCACGCACACCGTCGGCACCTCGATGCTGGTCATCGGCGCGTCCCTGATGGTGGCCGAGGCGCTCCGGCGCCACCAACGGTGGCTGCAGGTGGTGGCCGGCGCCGGCACGATGACCCTGACCCTGTATGCCGCGCACGTCACGGTCGTGGCGGCCGGTCGCGCCGACGCCCTGGCGGGCCCGGACATCTGGGTCCTGGATGTGCGCTGGCACCTGGTCGGCGTCCTGGTCGTGGGTGCGGGCTTCGCGCTGGCCCGACAGCGAGGACCCCTCGAGCGGCTCGTCTCGCTGCTGAGTGAGGCCGCGGTCCGGCCACCGCGCTGA
- a CDS encoding DUF2975 domain-containing protein — protein sequence MSTRVHRVTGWDRPSQIMLEGLLVAVMLLAIVFGAVTLITLFTDREVAVPVALTEQPLGSASGATLATTEGELTLTEATTGQVLLVAAPLVLGTAVVTGAAYCLLLVVRSLRTGTPFHRRNARRLMTAALIVLFGGVVAGMADTVGTMALAMDGQELLGDGSPLVASASLPLAFVGIGLLLLCLAEFFRRGTQLAEDVEGLV from the coding sequence ATGTCGACCAGAGTCCATCGCGTCACCGGGTGGGACCGTCCCAGCCAGATCATGCTCGAGGGTCTGCTGGTGGCGGTGATGCTGCTGGCAATAGTCTTCGGCGCCGTCACCCTCATCACTCTCTTCACCGACCGCGAGGTCGCGGTCCCGGTCGCTCTCACCGAGCAGCCTCTGGGCTCTGCGAGCGGCGCCACTCTCGCGACGACCGAGGGGGAGCTCACGCTGACCGAGGCGACCACCGGTCAGGTGCTGCTGGTGGCGGCGCCACTGGTGTTGGGGACCGCGGTGGTGACCGGCGCGGCATACTGCCTCCTCCTGGTCGTCAGGTCCCTGCGGACCGGCACGCCCTTCCATCGTCGCAACGCGCGACGGCTGATGACCGCCGCTCTGATCGTGCTCTTCGGGGGCGTGGTGGCGGGGATGGCCGACACCGTCGGCACGATGGCCCTGGCGATGGACGGTCAGGAGCTCCTGGGGGACGGCAGCCCGCTCGTGGCGAGTGCGTCACTGCCACTGGCGTTCGTCGGCATCGGCCTGCTCCTGCTGTGTCTCGCCGAGTTCTTCCGTCGGGGCACCCAGCTGGCCGAGGACGTCGAGGGACTCGTCTGA
- a CDS encoding helix-turn-helix domain-containing protein, with the protein MTPAEVEDRDGHRIVSRLDALLTDRDMTLTELAERVGVTVVNLSVLKNNRAKAVRFSTLTAICDVLECEPGDVLGLRPR; encoded by the coding sequence ATGACGCCGGCAGAGGTCGAGGACCGCGACGGCCACCGGATCGTGTCGCGCCTGGACGCCCTCCTGACCGACCGCGACATGACGCTGACCGAGCTCGCCGAACGAGTCGGGGTCACGGTGGTCAACCTGTCGGTCCTGAAGAACAACCGCGCCAAGGCGGTGCGGTTCTCGACGCTGACGGCGATCTGCGACGTCCTCGAGTGTGAGCCGGGGGACGTGCTCGGTCTGCGCCCCCGCTGA
- a CDS encoding polyribonucleotide nucleotidyltransferase: MEGPEITFAEAVIDNGSFGTRTVRFETGRLAKQAGGSVTAYLDDDTMLLSTTTASKHPKDHFDFFPLTVDVEERMYAAGKIPGSFFRREGRPSTDAILTCRLIDRPLRPTFAKGLRNEVQVVITVLSLNPDHQYDVLAINAASLSTQISGLPFSGPIGGVRVSLIDDQWVAFPNFSDAARSTFDMVVAGRVVGTDDSGNDDVAIMMVEAESTEATWDLVNTMGKTAPTEEIVAQGLEAAKGFIATLCKAQSELAGNAAKEVQEFPRFLDYEDDAYAAVESEVLTDLTAALQIAGKQEREDRISEIKTAAKGTLLGLHWDAAGDSDVKPDAPFAGRDKEIDAAYRAVQKKLIRERIIKEKVRIDGRGLADIRALSAEVEVIPRAHGSAIFERGETQIMGVTTLNMLRMEQQLDTLSPVTRKRYMHNYNFPPYSTGETGRVGSPKRREIGHGALAERALMPVLPTREEFPYAIRQVSEALSSNGSTSMGSVCASTMSLLNAGVPLRAPVAGIAMGLVSVEVDGETQYAALTDILGAEDAFGDMDFKVAGTREFVTAIQLDTKLDGIPASVLGGALTQAHDARLHILDVMNEAIDVPDEMSPYAPRVIAVKVPVDKIGEVIGPKGKMINQIQEDTGADISIEDDGTVYIGATDGPSAEAARAAVNAIANPQMPEIGERFLGTVVKTTTFGAFISLLPGKDGLLHISEIRKLVGGRRIDAVEDVMSVGQKVQVELKEVDPRGKLSLAAVVADNGDAEDDAPVADEASSVEAPAAEAPAEVDTTPAAPAHVPAAPEDADEATDADEATDGEGTTGGEVASEGDESEGEESEGRDRPRRNRRRRGGRGRGGNEGSHDGGNADNA, translated from the coding sequence ATGGAGGGTCCAGAGATCACATTTGCCGAAGCCGTCATTGACAACGGTTCGTTCGGCACCCGCACCGTCCGGTTCGAGACCGGGCGTCTGGCCAAGCAGGCCGGCGGATCCGTCACCGCCTACCTCGATGACGACACCATGCTGCTGTCCACCACCACGGCCAGCAAGCACCCGAAGGACCACTTCGACTTCTTCCCCCTGACGGTGGACGTCGAGGAGCGCATGTATGCCGCGGGCAAGATCCCGGGCAGCTTCTTCCGCCGCGAGGGTCGCCCGTCCACGGACGCGATCCTGACCTGCCGCCTGATCGACCGTCCGCTGCGCCCGACCTTCGCCAAGGGCCTGCGCAACGAGGTCCAGGTGGTCATCACCGTCCTGTCCCTGAACCCGGACCACCAGTACGACGTGCTGGCGATCAACGCCGCGTCGCTGTCCACCCAGATCTCGGGCCTGCCCTTCAGCGGCCCGATCGGTGGCGTGCGCGTCTCGCTGATCGACGACCAGTGGGTCGCCTTCCCGAACTTCAGTGACGCCGCGCGCTCGACCTTCGACATGGTCGTGGCCGGCCGCGTCGTGGGCACCGACGACTCCGGCAACGACGACGTCGCGATCATGATGGTCGAGGCCGAGTCCACCGAGGCCACCTGGGACCTGGTCAACACCATGGGCAAGACCGCTCCGACCGAGGAGATCGTCGCCCAAGGTCTCGAGGCAGCCAAGGGCTTCATCGCCACCTTGTGCAAGGCGCAGTCCGAGCTGGCCGGCAACGCCGCCAAGGAGGTGCAGGAGTTCCCGCGATTCCTGGACTACGAGGACGACGCCTACGCCGCCGTCGAGTCCGAGGTCCTGACCGACCTGACCGCCGCGCTGCAGATCGCTGGCAAGCAGGAGCGCGAGGACCGCATCTCCGAGATCAAGACGGCCGCCAAGGGCACCCTCCTCGGGCTGCACTGGGACGCTGCCGGTGACTCCGACGTGAAGCCGGACGCGCCGTTCGCCGGTCGCGACAAGGAGATCGACGCGGCCTACCGCGCCGTGCAGAAGAAGCTGATCCGCGAGCGGATCATCAAGGAGAAGGTCCGCATCGACGGCCGTGGCCTGGCCGACATCCGCGCGCTGAGCGCCGAGGTCGAGGTCATCCCGCGCGCCCACGGCTCGGCCATCTTCGAGCGCGGCGAGACCCAGATCATGGGTGTCACCACACTCAACATGCTGCGCATGGAGCAGCAGCTGGACACCCTGTCGCCCGTGACGCGCAAGCGTTACATGCACAACTACAACTTCCCCCCCTACAGCACCGGTGAGACCGGTCGCGTGGGCTCCCCGAAGCGTCGCGAGATCGGCCACGGTGCGCTCGCCGAGCGTGCCCTCATGCCGGTCCTGCCGACCCGCGAGGAGTTCCCCTATGCGATCCGCCAGGTCTCCGAGGCCCTGAGCTCCAACGGCTCGACCTCGATGGGCTCGGTCTGCGCGTCCACGATGTCGCTGCTCAACGCCGGTGTGCCGCTGCGCGCCCCGGTCGCGGGCATCGCGATGGGCCTGGTCTCGGTGGAGGTCGACGGCGAGACGCAGTATGCCGCCCTGACCGACATCCTCGGGGCTGAGGACGCCTTCGGTGACATGGACTTCAAGGTCGCCGGCACGCGGGAGTTCGTCACCGCCATCCAGCTCGACACCAAGCTGGACGGCATCCCCGCCTCCGTGCTCGGTGGCGCGCTGACCCAGGCGCACGACGCCCGTCTGCACATCCTGGACGTCATGAACGAGGCCATCGACGTGCCGGACGAGATGAGCCCCTATGCTCCTCGCGTCATCGCGGTCAAGGTCCCCGTCGACAAGATCGGTGAGGTCATCGGCCCGAAGGGCAAGATGATCAACCAGATCCAGGAGGACACCGGCGCCGACATCTCGATCGAGGACGACGGCACCGTCTATATCGGCGCCACCGACGGTCCCTCGGCCGAGGCTGCTCGCGCGGCGGTCAACGCGATCGCCAACCCGCAGATGCCCGAGATCGGCGAGCGCTTCCTGGGCACCGTCGTGAAGACGACGACCTTCGGTGCGTTCATCTCGCTGCTCCCGGGCAAGGACGGGCTGCTGCACATCTCCGAGATCCGCAAGCTCGTCGGCGGCAGGCGCATCGACGCCGTCGAGGATGTCATGTCCGTGGGCCAGAAGGTGCAGGTCGAGCTCAAGGAGGTCGACCCGCGCGGCAAGCTCTCGCTGGCCGCGGTCGTCGCCGACAACGGCGACGCCGAGGACGACGCTCCGGTGGCGGACGAGGCTTCTTCGGTCGAGGCACCTGCCGCTGAGGCTCCGGCCGAGGTGGACACCACTCCCGCCGCCCCGGCACACGTGCCGGCCGCACCGGAGGACGCCGACGAGGCGACCGACGCCGACGAGGCGACCGACGGTGAGGGGACGACCGGTGGTGAGGTCGCGAGCGAGGGTGACGAGTCCGAGGGCGAGGAGTCCGAGGGCCGCGACCGTCCGCGTCGCAACCGCCGCCGCCGCGGTGGCCGCGGTCGCGGTGGCAACGAGGGTTCCCACGACGGTGGGAACGCCGACAACGCCTGA
- the rpsO gene encoding 30S ribosomal protein S15, with protein MPLDTAVKKQIMEEYATVEGDTGSPEVQIAMLTQRITDLTEHSRQHKHDHHSRRGLLLLVGRRKRLLKYLEATDIERYRALIKRLGLRR; from the coding sequence ATGCCATTGGACACTGCTGTGAAGAAGCAGATCATGGAGGAGTACGCCACCGTCGAGGGTGACACCGGCTCTCCCGAGGTGCAGATCGCGATGCTCACGCAGCGCATCACTGACCTCACCGAGCACTCGCGCCAGCACAAGCACGACCACCACAGCCGTCGTGGCCTGCTGCTGCTCGTCGGTCGTCGCAAGCGCCTGCTGAAGTACCTCGAGGCCACCGACATCGAGCGCTACCGCGCGCTGATCAAGCGTCTCGGCCTGCGCCGCTGA
- a CDS encoding PIG-L deacetylase family protein, giving the protein MTLTQFPDDWQTALCVAAHPDDLEYGTAAVVAGWTAAGKDVSYLLVTRGEAGIDGMPPEEAAPARAQEERDGAAEVGVDRVDFLDEFTDGTVEYGLPLRRAIAAQIRRVKPELVVVGSFEMFYPGGFVNQADHRAVGMATVDACADAGNRWIFPELIGEGLEPWGGCRHVAIAASTQPTHFVDVTETFDEGVASLEAHQLYNKGLGPDFPSPRELLTQILGMEHLRDYGEKVWAAQLINRR; this is encoded by the coding sequence ATGACGCTCACCCAGTTCCCCGATGACTGGCAGACCGCGCTCTGTGTGGCGGCCCATCCAGATGATCTCGAGTACGGCACCGCCGCGGTGGTCGCCGGCTGGACCGCCGCCGGCAAGGACGTCAGCTATCTGCTCGTGACCCGCGGCGAGGCCGGGATCGACGGCATGCCGCCGGAGGAGGCGGCTCCGGCGCGCGCCCAGGAGGAGCGCGACGGCGCCGCGGAGGTCGGTGTGGACCGGGTCGACTTCCTGGACGAGTTCACCGACGGCACCGTGGAGTACGGCCTGCCCCTGCGCCGGGCGATCGCGGCGCAGATCCGCCGGGTCAAGCCCGAACTCGTCGTGGTGGGTTCGTTCGAGATGTTCTATCCCGGCGGCTTTGTCAACCAGGCCGACCACCGGGCGGTGGGGATGGCCACGGTGGATGCGTGCGCCGACGCGGGCAACCGCTGGATCTTCCCCGAGCTGATCGGCGAGGGGCTGGAGCCCTGGGGCGGGTGTCGCCATGTCGCCATCGCCGCGTCCACCCAGCCGACGCACTTCGTCGACGTCACGGAGACCTTCGACGAGGGTGTCGCTTCGCTCGAGGCACACCAGCTCTACAACAAGGGGCTCGGGCCCGACTTCCCGTCGCCCCGCGAGCTGCTGACGCAGATCCTCGGGATGGAGCACCTGCGCGACTATGGCGAGAAGGTGTGGGCCGCGCAGCTCATCAACCGTCGCTGA
- a CDS encoding Fpg/Nei family DNA glycosylase, whose amino-acid sequence MPEGHTLHRLAGSIDAAFGESTPQVSSPQGRFADGATLLDGTELMGSWAHGKLLFVDFADERTLYVHLGLIGKWFVLPLPVPGEEPEVAGAVRLRLLSEEHVADLRGPMACQVVDPAEVSRLVGRQGPDPLQPDQDPDVAYARITGSGRSVAELLMDQTVVAGVGNIYRCEVLWRHRVHPLRPGRTLKRATWQTIWDDLVALMPWGVRTGSIITLDDVLEDVRAHLEAGDPVEVPREFAVYQRAGEPCLRCGSRVRHSVVAGRNLFWCGNCQRRT is encoded by the coding sequence ATGCCCGAGGGACACACATTGCACCGGTTGGCCGGCTCGATTGACGCTGCCTTCGGCGAGAGCACGCCACAGGTCAGCAGTCCGCAGGGGCGTTTTGCTGACGGAGCGACGCTGCTGGACGGCACCGAGCTGATGGGGTCGTGGGCGCACGGCAAGCTGCTGTTCGTCGACTTTGCCGACGAGCGCACGCTCTATGTCCATCTGGGACTGATCGGCAAGTGGTTCGTGCTCCCGCTGCCCGTGCCGGGTGAGGAGCCGGAGGTCGCCGGTGCGGTCCGGCTGCGGCTGCTGAGCGAGGAGCACGTGGCCGACCTGCGGGGCCCGATGGCCTGCCAGGTGGTCGACCCCGCTGAGGTCAGCCGGCTGGTGGGGCGCCAGGGCCCTGACCCACTGCAGCCTGACCAGGACCCGGACGTGGCCTATGCACGCATCACCGGCTCGGGGCGCTCCGTGGCCGAGCTCCTGATGGACCAGACCGTGGTGGCCGGCGTAGGCAACATCTATCGCTGCGAGGTGCTCTGGCGTCACCGGGTGCACCCCTTGCGCCCGGGGCGCACCCTGAAGCGAGCCACCTGGCAGACCATCTGGGACGACCTGGTCGCACTGATGCCCTGGGGCGTGCGGACCGGCTCGATCATCACCCTGGACGACGTGCTGGAGGACGTGCGCGCACACCTCGAAGCGGGGGATCCGGTGGAGGTGCCGCGCGAGTTCGCGGTCTATCAGCGGGCGGGGGAGCCGTGCCTACGCTGCGGGTCGCGCGTGCGCCACAGCGTCGTCGCCGGCCGCAACCTCTTCTGGTGCGGCAACTGCCAGCGCCGCACCTGA
- a CDS encoding helix-turn-helix transcriptional regulator has translation MEHPVERAERAAHLRHLRHTVRFDSYVWLLTDPVTSVGASPLADVPSLPDLPRLIRLKYLTEVNRWTAPDQPVTTLRRTTGGDRALSLVWRELQSSYDVGDVASLTFRDDYGTWGFLDLWRSGDSARFTDTEVRALEREVRPVTGVLRRAAARTFATPDLGGSPAGAAVLLLSPDLVVRAQTAESAAILQALLPTEPGRSPVPAAAYNVGAQLLAREAGVDPSPATTRVHSPSGAWLTLRAARVGTDHPHHGSERPGADADSDIVVTIETATLAERADLFARAHGLSPRETELLGLLLGGADTHTVATRLLISEHTVQDHLKSVFAKTGVRNRRTLLAHVAGGPDTSSAPDNLT, from the coding sequence GTGGAACACCCCGTCGAGCGCGCGGAGCGGGCCGCGCACCTCCGGCACCTGCGGCATACCGTCAGGTTCGACAGCTACGTCTGGCTGCTCACCGACCCCGTCACCTCCGTCGGTGCCTCGCCGCTCGCGGACGTGCCCTCGCTCCCCGACCTGCCCCGGCTGATCCGGCTCAAGTACCTCACCGAGGTCAACCGGTGGACCGCCCCGGACCAACCGGTGACCACACTCCGCCGCACCACCGGCGGGGACCGCGCGCTGAGCCTCGTATGGCGAGAGCTCCAGTCCTCCTACGACGTCGGGGACGTCGCCTCGCTCACCTTCCGCGACGACTACGGCACCTGGGGCTTCCTCGACCTGTGGCGCTCGGGAGACAGTGCGCGCTTCACGGACACAGAGGTCCGCGCGCTGGAGCGGGAGGTGCGGCCCGTCACCGGGGTGCTGCGACGGGCCGCCGCCCGCACGTTCGCGACCCCGGACCTCGGCGGCTCGCCGGCTGGAGCGGCGGTGCTCCTGCTCTCCCCGGACCTGGTGGTCCGTGCCCAGACCGCTGAGAGCGCCGCGATCCTGCAGGCGCTCCTTCCGACCGAGCCGGGGCGAAGTCCGGTGCCGGCCGCGGCCTACAACGTCGGCGCCCAGCTGCTGGCCCGCGAGGCGGGCGTGGACCCGAGCCCAGCCACCACCCGGGTTCACTCCCCGAGCGGCGCCTGGCTCACCCTGCGTGCCGCCCGGGTGGGCACCGATCACCCACACCACGGCAGCGAGCGGCCGGGCGCCGACGCCGACTCCGACATCGTCGTCACGATCGAGACAGCCACGCTGGCGGAGCGCGCCGACCTCTTCGCCCGCGCGCACGGGTTGTCACCACGGGAGACTGAGCTGCTCGGCCTGCTCCTCGGCGGGGCGGACACCCACACCGTCGCGACGCGTCTGCTGATCTCTGAGCACACCGTGCAGGACCACCTCAAGTCGGTCTTCGCCAAGACGGGCGTCCGCAACCGCCGCACCCTGCTGGCCCACGTCGCCGGTGGCCCGGACACCTCGTCAGCACCGGACAACCTGACCTAA